Proteins from a single region of Hordeum vulgare subsp. vulgare chromosome 6H, MorexV3_pseudomolecules_assembly, whole genome shotgun sequence:
- the LOC123403477 gene encoding NDR1/HIN1-like protein 2, translating into MAGALSATRRTRPTTAQCIAATLFALLVVAAAIVIIWLAVRPGKLRLSIDHATVRGFNFTSGGALQGTFALVLRAYNPNKRSAVYRSLDVGVWYGDTYLGGAEVPGFRQPPHNETRIVVAAPAAPDALPRDVEREMKKDRSAGMLPLDVHVRGKVWFKYGLVGTRRYKIRASCPLVPVVFASPSSFDRVYCHVHI; encoded by the coding sequence ATGGCGGGGGCACTGAGCGCCACGCGGCGCACGCGGCCGACGACGGCGCAGTGCATCGCGGCGACGCTGTTCGCGctgctcgtcgtcgccgccgccatcgtcatcatctggCTGGCGGTCCGACCCGGGAAGCTGCGCCTCTCCATCGACCACGCGACGGTCCGCGGCTTCAACTTCACGTCGGGGGGCGCGCTGCAGGGCACATTCGCCCTCGTCCTACGCGCCTACAACCCCAACAAGCGCTCCGCCGTCTACCGCTCGCTCGACGTCGGCGTGTGGTACGGCGACACGTATCTGGGCGGCGCCGAGGTGCCGGGGTTCCGCCAGCCGCCGCACAACGAGACGAGGATCGTCGTGGCGGCCCCCGCGGCGCCGGACGCGCTGCCGCGGGACGTGGAGCGGGAGATGAAGAAGGACCGGTCCGCCGGGATGCTGCCGCTGGACGTGCACGTCCGGGGCAAGGTCTGGTTCAAGTACGGGCTGGTGGGTACGCGGCGCTACAAGATACGCGCGAGCTGTCCGCTGGTGCCCGTCGTCTTCGCCTCGCCCAGCTCCTTCGACCGGGTGTACTGCCACGTGCATATCTGA